AGGCAGCGCCGCCCACGAGCTGCCCGGCCAGGGCGGCACCCGAGTTGAGCATGAGGACCAGCCCGGCCACCGTCAGCGGCGCCTTCAGCACGAAGTGGATGTACACCGTGTTGATGGGCCACACGAACGATGCTCCAAACGTCTGGATGAGCCCGCCGAGCGCGAGCAGCCAGAGGACCCCCGGCACGTCCTCCGGGCGTCCCATGCCCAGCGCGGCGGTCAGGCGCCCGGTAAGCCCGGCGCTCACCGGCGGGCCGGAAACCATGCTGGCTGCTGCGCCGGCGCTCGTGCCTGGCCGGCGGACGGATAGCTGCTTGAGGGGACGTTGTATGGGGGGCGGCAAGACGGCTTTGCTCCCTTAACCCTGCCGCTCTCTCCTGAGTGGCGCGGCGTACCCGCCAGAGGTTCGAAGCGGGCGGTCCAAACCCTTCCGGTCAGTGTCCGGAAGGTGGGGGCCACGGGCGTAACGTATAGCGGTGCTTCGTGCGGACTCGCGGAAGGGGGCCGCCTTCCCCGGTGCAAGCAGAAATCACGCGCTGGGCCGCCCTGGTCAGCCTGACACTTATCCCGTGGATCGAGCTGCGCGGGAGCATCCCCCTGGGACTGGCGTGGAACCTCCCCTGGTGGTGGGTCTTCGCCGTCGCGACCGCCGCCAACGCGCTCATCTTCCTCCCGACGTGGGCCATCCTCGCGCTTGCTTATGAGCGGTGGCTCAAGCGGACGTTCGTCCGGGCACTGGTCGAGGGTGTCCGGCACAGGGGGCAGTCGCTCATCGAAAAGTACGGGA
The Bacillota bacterium DNA segment above includes these coding regions:
- a CDS encoding small multi-drug export protein, whose amino-acid sequence is MQAEITRWAALVSLTLIPWIELRGSIPLGLAWNLPWWWVFAVATAANALIFLPTWAILALAYERWLKRTFVRALVEGVRHRGQSLIEKYGTVGLALFVAIPLPGTGAYSGTVLAFLMGIPPGRAFAAVAAGVLAAGVVVTLLSTGVITGIRLL